GAGGGTGGCCTGCGCCCCGGGACGCCCCTCGCGCCGCAGGAACGAGCCGGGGATCTTGCCGATCGCGTAGTGTTTCTCCTCGTAATCCACGGTGAGGGGCAGGAACGGGATCGGTTTCGCCTCGTCCTGCATCTGCGCGGTGACGAGGACGACCGTGTCGCCGTAGCGGACGGTGACGCTGCCCGACGCCTGTTTGGCGTACTTGCCGGTCTCGAGGATCAGGTCGCGTCCCCCCAGTTGGGTGACGTAGCGGCGGCCTTCGGGAATGTTCACGAGCTCTCCTTCGTCGTGCGTGCGTCGACCTGCCGCCCCCTGGCGACGGGCCGGACCCGGGGTGGGTCAAGGGAACCGTCCCCCCGGCGGGCCGGGGGGACGGCGAAGGGGACGCCGGCGCGGGGCCGGGACGTCCCGACGTTCCGGGGCGTCGCGCCGAGCGGCGAACCGGGCGGGAGGGTCGCGCGCTCGGGCGTCACGTCAGCGGCGTAGACCGAGTTCGCCGATCAGCGCCTTGTAGCCGTCGAAGTCGGTCTTCTCGAGGTAGCCGAGCAGGCGCTTGCGCTTGCCGACCATCACGAGGAGGCCGCGTCGGCCGTGGTGGTCCTTCTTGTTCGTCTTCAGGTGCGCGGCGAGGTCGTCGATGCGTGCGGTGAGCAACGCGATCTGCACGCGGGTGGATCCCGTGTCCGTCGCGTCGCGACCGAACCGTTCCACGATCTCGCGCTTCTTCTGAGCGTCGATGGCCATGAGGGACTCCCTTCAAATTGCGGCGACGGGATCGGATGCGGACAGAGAACGATCGCGATCGCGCCAACCGGCCGCTATGCTAGCACGATGCACGGCCGGCGTCGCCCCCCGCCTCCCGACGCCTCCGACGCGCCCCCGGCCGACCTCCGCGCGTGGCTCGAGGCCGCCCTCGGGCGACGGGTCGTGGCGTGGACCCCGCTCCCCTCGCCCCGCGCCGCCCCCGGGGCGGCCGCCGTCCACCGGCTCGACGGGCGGTCGGGCCCGCTGGCGGTCCTCAAGCGGCACGCCGACCTCGCCAAGCACCGCCGCGAGGTGGCCACGCACCGCGCCCTCGACGCGGTCGCCGCGTCCCGGCCGGCGGCTCGGGCGGCTCCCACCCTGCTCGCGGCGGCGGAGGCGCCGTCCCCCCGGCTGGTGACCGGCTTCGTGCCGGGCGACCCCGCGCCGCAGCCCCCGGACGTCCCACCCACCGCCGTTCTCGAGGGCGTCGGGGCGTTCCTGGCCGCCCTGCACCACGCGCCGGTCGCGGGGCACGACCCGCTTCCCGTCGAGGCGGCGCTGCGCCGGCGCGCGGACGCGGCCCTGCGCGGCGCCCCCGACGGGGGGGAGGCGGCCCGCACCCGGGGGGCGTTGGCGGCGGCCCGGGCGTCGCTGGTCGGTCGGGTGCGGCACCTCGCGCACCGCGACGCCGGCCCGCACAACTGGCGGGTGGTGGGGGGCGGGCGCGTCGCCGTCCTCGATTTCGAGCACGCGCGCGCCGACCTCCCCGACGTCGATCTCGCTCGCCTCGTCGTCACCTTCCACGCCGCGCCCGACGCCGCGCGGACGGTCCTCGCGGCGTACGCCGCGGCGGGCGGCCCCGCCCCCCTCGACGCGGCGGTCCTGCTGGCGTGCGCGCGGCTCGACGCCACCGCGGCGCGCGCGTGGGCCGCCGGGCGGACGGGGCCGGCGGCGCGGGCGGCCCGAGCGGAGGCGGACGCCGCGCTGGCGCGCCTCCGCACCCCCGCCGACGTGCCGCTACCCTGACGGTCGGCGTCAGGGGTGCGTTTCGAACCAGGCGACGATCTCCTCGAGGCGTCGCACCCGCCGGTCGGGTCGGCCCGACCGCGACAGTTCGTGGCCCTCCTCGGGGAACCGCACGAACTTGACGTCGGCCTTCCCGATCCGCTTCAGCGCCACGAACCACTGTTCGGCCTGCTCGACGGGGCAGCGGTGGTCGGCGTCGGCGTGCAGGATCAGGATCGGGGTCGTGACGTTCGCGACCCACCGCAGCGGGCTTTGCCGCCACAACACCTCCGGGTCGTTCCACGGGGTGCCGCGGACCTCCTGCTCCGCGAAGCGGTAGCCGATGTCGCTCGTGCCGTAGAACGACGCCCAGTGGGCGATGCTGCGTTGCGTGACGGCGCTGGCGAAGCGGTCGGTGCGCCCCACCAACCAGTTCGTCATGAAGCCGCCGTACGACCCACCCGTCAGGTGCACGGGGGGCGCGTCGACCGGCGACGTGGCCTGCGCGGCGTCGGCGACGGCGAGGACGTCGTCGGCGTCGACGGTGCCGTACCCGCCGATCATCGCCGTCGCCCACGCTTCGCCGTAGCTGCTGCTGCCGCGGGGGTTGGCGAAGGCGACGGCGTACCCCCGGGCGGTCAGCAGGTGGTGTTCGAAGGCGAACCCGAACCCGGCGTTCGTGTGCGGTCCGCCGTGCACCTGCAGCACGATCGCGCCGTCGCGGCGGCGGCGGTGGGGGCGAAGCCGCCACCACGGGACCGGCCCCCCGCCACTGGGCGCCTCGAGGGGGCCGTCGGCGTCGCGCAGGTCGAACCGCGCGACGAACGCGGCGTTCGGGTCGTACCGCACGGTGGCGCTCCGGTCGGGGTCGAGGCGCACGAGGTGCCCCGGGCGGGCCGGCGTCTCCTGCAGTGCGAGGGTCGTGCCCGACGCGTGCGCGAAGGCGGTCGTGACCCGGCCCGGCGGTTGCAGGTCCTCGACGTCCCCGTCGGGCCCGACGCGGGCCGGGACGGCCGACCC
The sequence above is drawn from the Trueperaceae bacterium genome and encodes:
- the rpsO gene encoding 30S ribosomal protein S15 — encoded protein: MAIDAQKKREIVERFGRDATDTGSTRVQIALLTARIDDLAAHLKTNKKDHHGRRGLLVMVGKRKRLLGYLEKTDFDGYKALIGELGLRR